A stretch of Ipomoea triloba cultivar NCNSP0323 chromosome 13, ASM357664v1 DNA encodes these proteins:
- the LOC116000947 gene encoding glycine-rich cell wall structural protein 1.8 has protein sequence MAKHRALNILFFLLLGIGICSAARTLLNYEVGLGAHVGVTVGGGGGGGGSGGGGGYGAVGDHGYAGGAGSGEGGGAGYGGGAAGGGGGGGKGGGGGGGEAGGHGSGYAGGAGSGEGGGAGYGGGGGEHGGAGGGGGGGSGGGGGGGYAGGGDHGAGSGSGSGEGGGAGGGYGAGGEHGGGGGYGGGGGGGSGGGGGGASGGAHGGGYGGGEGAGGGYGGGGASGGGYGGGGGKGGGGGGGYAGGASGGGYGSGGGEGGGAGGGAAHGGGYAGGGGSGGGSGGGGGSAGGEHGGGYGGGAGGGEGGGHGGGYAP, from the coding sequence ATGGCAAAGCATAGAGCTCTTAATATACTCTTCTTTCTGTTGCTGGGAATAGGAATATGCTCGGCAGCAAGAACTCTCCTCAATTATGAGGTTGGACTCGGCGCCCACGTTGGTGTTACCGTtggtggcggcggcggtggtggaGGTTCCGGTGGAGGTGGCGGATATGGTGCGGTGGGTGACCATGGTTATGCGGGTGGGGCTGGCAGTGGAGAAGGCGGTGGGGCCGGGTATGGTGGTGGTGCTGCGGGTGGTGGAGGCGGTGGGGGAaagggtggtggtggtggaggtggcgAGGCAGGCGGCCACGGTTCGGGTTATGCGGGTGGAGCTGGTAGTGGGGAAGGCGGCGGTGCCGggtatggtggtggtggtggagagcACGGTGGTGCtggcggtggtggtggcggcggaagtggtggcggtggcggcggcggtTATGCTGGTGGGGGTGACCATGGCGCCGGGTCCGGGAGTGGAAGTGGTGAAGGAGGCGGAGCTGGAGGTGGATATGGTGCGGGAGGGGAACATGGCGGTGGCGGCGGGTACGGTGGTGGTGGAGGCGGGGGTAGTGGCGGCGGAGGCGGTGGCGCTTCAGGTGGAGCACACGGCGGCGGATATGGCGGAGGTGAAGGAGCAGGGGGTGGGTACGGCGGAGGAGGAGCAAGCGGTGGGGGATATGGTGGTGGGGGTGGCAAAGGGGGTGGTGGAGGCGGAGGCTATGCCGGTGGAGCATCAGGTGGTGGATATGGAAGTGGAGGTGGTGAAGGTGGCGGCGCAGGAGGCGGAGCAGCACACGGAGGTGGGTACGCTGGTGGTGGAGGTAGTGGCGGAGGATCAGGCGGAGGCGGCGGGTCTGCCGGAGGTGAACATGGAGGTGGATATGGCGGCGGTGCCGGTGGTGGTGAAGGGGGTGGACATGGTGGTGGCTACGCCCCATGA